A stretch of Desulfovibrio subterraneus DNA encodes these proteins:
- a CDS encoding methyl-accepting chemotaxis protein — protein sequence MNLSVRYKILFLIAVTILVALAGYVLLLGNIRKMEVQHEQQARVAIENRIATEAEKINTYMAVMENVADNIASGGEGLQLVQRAAAQTNGTDIAPQVQAYLTSIISKYPNAIGCGLWYEPDRFAEEKKYFGPYVYWDGGKTVFTMEYNTPEYDYHNQDWYTQAIPKNWDRNKRRDSRVYWSAPYLDTGGTKSLMITVGGIMYSPDGRIEGMSTFDLNMNNLKEVVGNIRITESSQAFAVDTRSGLITAYPAEDDLVTQPTSQLPFYNQVAEALQLKAGERTHFTTEINGRSQSVYYSVTPTGMGLGVVVPDDELFAEVYAIAKANTMTTIGAIAALLVLSGVILMVLNAMVIRPILNLADYSASVAQGNLDATITGTYNSEFGKLKNSMFSMVATLKEKMHEAERHTEQAEASAQAAEQAKLVAEEATRRAESAKREGMHQAAQRLRGVVEIVSSASDKLAAQIDESSRGAEEQSARVSETATSIEELSASVMEIARNAENTSTLTEESRKAAEAGSDQFKIVLNDVSEVEKGFQSIHGSVDELSRQADGIGAIAQTIEDIADQTNLLALNAAIEAARAGDAGRGFAVVADEVRKLAEKTMTATKEVGQSINAIQYAVRSTLSSMDQNKGVLAKSVAGVSKAEDLLGSIVALALDASDQVRTIATAAEQQSAATEEINHSVGDVSRISDDTAQAMRLAEAAMNELSEQAAELRKLITELEAQ from the coding sequence ATGAACCTGTCGGTACGGTACAAAATTCTATTTCTCATAGCCGTAACCATCCTGGTGGCGCTCGCAGGATACGTGCTGTTGCTTGGCAACATCCGCAAAATGGAGGTCCAGCATGAACAGCAGGCCCGCGTTGCCATAGAAAACCGCATCGCCACCGAAGCTGAAAAAATCAACACCTACATGGCGGTAATGGAAAATGTTGCAGACAACATCGCCTCCGGCGGTGAAGGTTTACAGCTTGTCCAGCGCGCAGCCGCCCAGACAAACGGCACAGACATCGCCCCGCAGGTGCAGGCCTACCTCACCTCAATCATCTCCAAGTATCCCAATGCCATAGGCTGTGGCCTGTGGTACGAACCCGACCGTTTTGCAGAAGAAAAAAAATATTTCGGCCCCTATGTGTACTGGGACGGCGGCAAGACCGTATTCACCATGGAATACAACACGCCGGAATATGATTACCACAATCAGGACTGGTACACGCAGGCCATTCCCAAAAACTGGGACCGCAACAAACGCCGCGATTCGCGGGTTTACTGGTCGGCACCCTATCTGGATACCGGCGGCACCAAGTCGCTGATGATCACCGTGGGCGGCATCATGTACAGCCCGGACGGCCGCATAGAGGGCATGTCCACCTTCGACCTGAACATGAACAACCTCAAAGAGGTCGTGGGCAACATCCGCATCACAGAATCGTCACAGGCCTTCGCTGTTGATACCCGCAGCGGACTCATCACCGCCTACCCCGCAGAGGATGACCTCGTCACCCAGCCCACCAGTCAGCTTCCCTTCTACAATCAGGTCGCGGAAGCGCTGCAGCTCAAGGCAGGCGAGCGCACACACTTCACCACCGAAATCAACGGCCGCTCCCAGTCCGTCTACTACAGCGTAACCCCCACGGGCATGGGCCTCGGCGTTGTGGTGCCGGACGACGAACTCTTTGCAGAAGTCTATGCCATCGCCAAGGCCAACACCATGACCACCATCGGGGCCATTGCCGCGCTGCTGGTGCTCTCCGGCGTCATTCTCATGGTGCTCAACGCCATGGTCATCCGCCCCATTCTCAACCTTGCCGACTATTCGGCCTCGGTTGCGCAGGGCAATCTTGATGCGACGATAACAGGCACCTACAACAGCGAATTCGGCAAGCTCAAAAACTCCATGTTCTCCATGGTGGCAACACTGAAAGAGAAGATGCACGAGGCCGAGCGCCATACCGAACAGGCTGAGGCAAGCGCGCAGGCGGCTGAACAGGCCAAACTGGTGGCGGAAGAAGCCACCCGCAGAGCTGAAAGCGCCAAGCGCGAAGGCATGCATCAGGCCGCACAGCGTCTGCGCGGCGTGGTGGAGATCGTCTCCTCCGCCTCTGACAAGCTTGCCGCCCAGATAGACGAATCCAGCCGTGGAGCGGAAGAACAGTCCGCCCGCGTGAGCGAGACGGCCACCTCCATCGAGGAGCTGAGCGCCTCGGTCATGGAAATTGCCCGCAATGCCGAAAACACCTCCACGCTGACAGAAGAATCGCGCAAGGCCGCCGAAGCCGGTTCTGACCAGTTCAAGATAGTCCTCAACGACGTATCCGAGGTGGAAAAGGGCTTCCAGTCCATCCATGGTTCCGTGGACGAACTGAGCCGTCAGGCCGACGGTATCGGCGCCATTGCCCAGACCATCGAGGACATTGCCGACCAGACCAACCTGCTTGCCCTGAACGCCGCCATTGAAGCGGCCCGTGCGGGCGACGCCGGACGCGGCTTTGCAGTGGTTGCCGACGAAGTGCGCAAGCTGGCGGAAAAGACCATGACCGCCACCAAGGAAGTGGGGCAGTCCATCAACGCCATTCAGTATGCCGTGCGCAGCACCCTTTCCAGCATGGACCAGAACAAAGGCGTGCTGGCCAAGTCCGTTGCCGGTGTGAGCAAAGCGGAAGACCTGCTTGGCAGCATCGTGGCGCTTGCGCTGGATGCATCGGATCAGGTGCGCACCATTGCCACCGCAGCGGAGCAGCAGTCCGCCGCAACGGAAGAGATCAACCATTCCGTGGGCGACGTGAGCCGCATATCCGACGACACCGCACAGGCCATGCGCCTCGCAGAGGCCGCCATGAACGAGCTGAGCGAGCAGGCCGCAGAGCTGCGCAAGCTCATCACGGAGCTTGAAGCCCAATAA
- a CDS encoding glutamine synthetase family protein → MSNYPVFNCKNGDDVIKAVKEFHVSFVQFWFVDILGNLKSFQVTPSELEAAFEEGMGFDGSSILGFTRIEESDMVAYPDATTFQICSWRPLERPVARMFCDIKSPDGTPYEGDPRYILRKLVERAAQKGYTYYVGPELEFFLFASSTSPQPLDFGGYFDAPPLDLGNDVRREIIFALERMGIPVEYSHHEVAPSQHEIDLRYNEAMKMADIAMTYKVVVKEVARKHGCYATFMPKPIFGENGSGMHVHQSLFKNGKNAFFDPNDPHHLSGEARAYIAGLLTHAKEFTCVTNQWVNSYKRLVPGYEAPVYIAWAQRNRSALIRVPMYKPGKEAATRIELRSPDPAANPYLAFAVMLGAGLEGIEKGYELPAAVEENIFAMESEDLTAKGIDSLPGSLYEAAMLMKDSKLVKSVLGEHMHRNLVGNKLIEWDGYRTHVSEYEIKNYLPIL, encoded by the coding sequence ATGAGCAACTATCCGGTATTCAACTGCAAGAACGGTGATGACGTTATCAAGGCCGTTAAGGAGTTTCATGTAAGCTTCGTGCAGTTCTGGTTTGTCGATATTCTCGGCAACCTGAAGAGCTTTCAGGTGACGCCGAGCGAACTTGAAGCCGCCTTTGAAGAAGGTATGGGCTTTGACGGCTCATCCATTCTCGGATTCACCCGCATTGAAGAATCCGACATGGTCGCCTATCCCGACGCAACCACCTTCCAGATCTGCTCGTGGCGTCCGCTTGAGCGGCCTGTGGCCCGCATGTTCTGCGATATCAAGAGCCCCGACGGCACCCCGTATGAAGGCGATCCGCGTTACATCCTGCGCAAGCTGGTGGAGCGTGCCGCGCAGAAGGGCTACACATATTATGTGGGACCCGAGCTGGAGTTCTTCCTGTTCGCAAGTTCCACTTCGCCGCAGCCGCTTGATTTCGGAGGCTATTTTGATGCCCCGCCGCTTGACCTCGGGAACGACGTGCGCCGTGAAATCATCTTTGCGCTGGAGCGCATGGGCATTCCGGTGGAATACTCCCACCATGAAGTCGCCCCCTCGCAGCACGAAATCGACCTGCGCTACAACGAAGCCATGAAGATGGCCGACATTGCCATGACCTACAAGGTTGTGGTCAAGGAAGTGGCCCGCAAGCACGGCTGCTACGCCACCTTCATGCCCAAGCCCATTTTCGGCGAAAACGGTTCCGGCATGCATGTGCATCAGTCGCTGTTCAAGAACGGCAAGAACGCCTTCTTCGATCCCAACGACCCGCATCACCTTTCCGGCGAAGCCCGCGCATACATTGCAGGTCTGCTCACCCACGCCAAGGAATTCACCTGCGTTACCAACCAGTGGGTAAACTCCTACAAGCGTCTGGTGCCCGGATATGAAGCTCCCGTGTACATCGCATGGGCGCAGCGCAACCGTTCTGCGCTGATCCGTGTCCCCATGTACAAGCCCGGTAAGGAAGCTGCCACCCGCATCGAACTGCGCAGCCCCGATCCGGCAGCCAATCCCTATCTCGCCTTTGCCGTTATGCTCGGTGCCGGTCTTGAAGGCATTGAAAAGGGCTATGAGCTGCCCGCCGCCGTGGAAGAGAACATCTTTGCCATGGAGAGCGAAGACCTGACCGCCAAGGGCATCGATTCTCTGCCCGGTTCGCTGTACGAAGCCGCCATGCTGATGAAGGACTCCAAGCTGGTGAAGAGCGTGCTCGGCGAGCACATGCACCGCAACCTTGTGGGCAACAAGCTCATCGAGTGGGATGGCTACCGCACCCACGTTTCTGAATACGAAATCAAGAACTACCTGCCTATTCTGTAA
- a CDS encoding split-Soret cytochrome c, protein MTKGISRRQMLTALGGAVVGGALVSAMPAVAAPTLPMGQVWTPHKLDPVACAPYAHEGYWHNGYGCCYGVFYSIVGTMGEKYGAPYNQFPFHMMEVGKSGISEWGTICGALLGAASAFAMFWGRKERDPMVDELFRWYEKTALPVYNPGADSRVPDAIPTNVAGSVLCHVSVSKWSYETGIDANSKVRSERCGRLTADVAMKAIGIMNAKIDGTFKGAFAKQDSVAYCGDCHGKGKQSPLLKGKQDCTPCHSGTDHTQNKFKNHP, encoded by the coding sequence ATGACTAAAGGTATTTCTCGTCGTCAGATGTTGACTGCTCTCGGTGGTGCCGTGGTCGGCGGCGCCCTTGTTTCCGCCATGCCCGCAGTGGCCGCCCCCACACTGCCCATGGGACAGGTATGGACGCCCCACAAGCTCGATCCCGTTGCCTGCGCCCCCTATGCCCACGAAGGATACTGGCATAACGGCTATGGCTGCTGCTACGGCGTATTCTACAGCATTGTCGGCACCATGGGTGAAAAATACGGCGCGCCCTACAATCAGTTCCCCTTCCACATGATGGAAGTAGGCAAGAGCGGCATTTCCGAATGGGGTACCATATGCGGCGCCCTGCTGGGTGCGGCTTCGGCCTTTGCCATGTTCTGGGGCCGCAAGGAACGCGATCCCATGGTTGACGAGCTGTTCCGCTGGTATGAAAAGACCGCCCTGCCCGTATACAACCCCGGTGCCGACAGCCGCGTTCCCGACGCCATTCCCACCAACGTGGCCGGTTCCGTGCTCTGTCACGTCTCCGTATCCAAGTGGTCTTACGAGACCGGCATCGACGCCAACTCCAAGGTCCGCTCCGAGCGTTGCGGCCGCCTGACAGCAGACGTGGCCATGAAGGCCATCGGAATCATGAACGCCAAGATCGACGGCACGTTCAAGGGCGCATTCGCCAAGCAGGATTCCGTTGCATACTGTGGCGACTGCCACGGCAAGGGCAAGCAATCTCCGCTGCTCAAGGGCAAGCAGGACTGCACCCCCTGTCACTCCGGAACCGACCACACCCAGAACAAATTCAAGAACCACCCCTAG